The window GGATAACTGGCAATTTGATAAATCTAAAGCTACACTTTTTGTTCTTTTAGATTACGACAAGCTGGTAAATTTTCTTAAAGATATTTCTATATACAAGCAGAATAACATTTTTATAATAAACTCAAATGGAGATATAATAGTTAGCTATAATAACAATCCAAATTTGTTACCTATAGTTTATCATCTAAATTTTCCTGTAAATAATATTAACAATATTACCCAAATCAAATATAATGGGAAAATTTGGAAATGTTTTTATGTTGTTGATAAGCATTATTGGAAATATATAATATTTATACCTTCTAATATCTTTTTCAGAGAACTTTCTTTTTTCAGATTTTATTTTTTGCTTTTTATCTTTGTATCGATTATAACTGGGATTCCGCTTATAGTAATACTTAGCCAAAAAAGTTATCATCCTGTTAGTGAAATAAAAGATATACTATTTAGAAAGCTAAATGTTTATAAAAATATACAATTATTGAAGAAAAAAGAATCTCTCATGCTTAAAGAGATTGCCCAAATGTTAGTTAAGGAAGAGGAAGTCCTTAAACGTCAATTAAATGATATCTTACCTATAATTCAATATTCTTTTATAGAAAATCTTCTAAAAGGCAACATACTAATGATAGATAAAAATGAATATAAAAGATATCAACTCAATTTTATCTCAGAATATTTTTGTGTAATACTAATAGAGGTAAATAATATAAATGAACTATCAACAAAGATATCTTTGAACCATGAACTTTTGCGATTTATAGTTTTTAACGTTTTTGGTGAGATACTTTCCACAAACAGCAATAAATGTTTTAATATCATTTTATCGTCTGATTTGTTTGCAATAGTTTTAAACCTGACAAATGATAAATCTGAAATCTCTGAAATATTAAGAATGCTTGAACATGCAAAGTTCTTTTTAGAACAAAACTTTAATATGCACATAACTATAGGTGTTAGCTCAATTAAATCTGGTATTAATTCAATTTCTGACTGTTACAAAGAAGCTGAAGCTGCTCTAAAATATAAGTTTGTTGCAGGCAATTTTAAAATATATTCATTTGATAATCTTCCTAAACATCACTACCTGAAGAAAAATATATTTATTTCATCTGAAATTGAAAATAAGATTTATGATGCAGTGTTAAAAGGTGATAAATTAGCTGTTGAGAATCTTTTAGAATTGATATATGAAAAAATTATTCAAAAAACCGAGCTTACACCAATTGAAGCGAAGGTTTTGTGCATACAGATAGTAATCATA is drawn from Caldicellulosiruptor diazotrophicus and contains these coding sequences:
- a CDS encoding helix-turn-helix domain-containing protein produces the protein MFNRLFSKDIYVRIVISYIIIFTIIFLAGIYTYFITYKVSEKNLYNYTESLLNQLPLRIYDEIIKPLDLIQQSINRSPFYLSIFLNSKPLENKDKIIFEIRDFCNELKFHYTNPFLIEIGIYLPRDKIVITPNFFESVELFFNYFAEPISIKRNLWFKLLSSNNYNYFSKPIFFNFNKYLGNKKKSCIVYLHTLDNWQFDKSKATLFVLLDYDKLVNFLKDISIYKQNNIFIINSNGDIIVSYNNNPNLLPIVYHLNFPVNNINNITQIKYNGKIWKCFYVVDKHYWKYIIFIPSNIFFRELSFFRFYFLLFIFVSIITGIPLIVILSQKSYHPVSEIKDILFRKLNVYKNIQLLKKKESLMLKEIAQMLVKEEEVLKRQLNDILPIIQYSFIENLLKGNILMIDKNEYKRYQLNFISEYFCVILIEVNNINELSTKISLNHELLRFIVFNVFGEILSTNSNKCFNIILSSDLFAIVLNLTNDKSEISEILRMLEHAKFFLEQNFNMHITIGVSSIKSGINSISDCYKEAEAALKYKFVAGNFKIYSFDNLPKHHYLKKNIFISSEIENKIYDAVLKGDKLAVENLLELIYEKIIQKTELTPIEAKVLCIQIVIIFENACKLINYDPSENLKDYLEEKVISQTNNETIQNFFYKIKQMFGQITEYVEKYNLTLSRKISVEKIIEYINENYSNPNLSLTSIAEEFQISPQYLSSVFKEATGQKLSEYIINIRIEKAKYLLLNSNLSINEIAQKVGYYYPTNFINAFKKRVGISPAKFRIISNKK